The nucleotide window CCTGTACTTGTCCACCTCGGCCGTGTAGATGTTGACCACGTGGTCCCACATGACCTTCGCCCTCTCCGGGTCCACGACGTTCCTGACTACCCTGTAGAACTCGTCAGTCATGAGGGTCTGTAACCTACCCCCGGTCACCCTGTCCCCCTCTTCATAGATCAACCTCTTCACCCCTTGGACTGCCTCTGCGTAGACGTAGTGTAGGTCGTTTGCACCTTTGATGGCCTCGGGTTTCACCCCCTTGTGCTTGAGGTACGCGAAACGGCCCGTCTCGCAGTACCCGTTGGTGAGATCGGAGACCCCCAGGTATGTCGAGGATGAGTGGAGGAGTGGGGGCTCGTTCCAGTGCCACCCCCTCAGCTCCTCGGATATGGCCCTGGGCGTGAGCTTCACCCTTTTGGCGAGCAGGGTCACGTCAGACAGGGTAAAGAACATGTGTGTAGGTCGCCCTCGGGTAAAATAAACCTTTGTCAGGATTGTCACGGCGTCCACACGTGTTACACAGGGGTCAAGGGCTCTCCGAGCGCGCAGGGGGTCAGGGTGCAACCAGGGTGCCTCGACGGGTAGTCCCGGCCCGGATGATGGGGTCCGTCCCGAGGGGGACTTCGCTGTACACAACACCGCTTAGTCAGGGGAGGCCACCCGCCTTCAACAGACAGGTCCTTCCCCCACGTCTGTTGGTGTTCAACGCTGTCGTCTTCCTCCACGTCACGTTTACCAGTCGCCCTCCGCTGGTGTAAGTTGGACCTACCCTGTGTAACGCACATGTACGGGACAAGGTGGTCACACCTGGGTGAGTACTACTCGGACGTCTTAACGCGTCACGGTGGGACCTAGTTCTCTGGCCCCAACTGGTCACATGAGACCCCCACGGTATCTGACTGGCGCTGCCTAGATACGGCGCCTCCTTGAAAGGTAATCTCGAGCCTTCTTCTGTCCCCCCGCCCTTTGAGGGAGGGGTAATTTAATAGAGTCTCCCTCCTAACAGTAGTAATGATAACTGGGGTCTCGGTCAAACATTACGTCTTCTGTCCGGTCATACTTAGAGTTGAGGGCATAGGTTTCGGGGAGAGGTTGACGGAGGCCATGAGGGAGGGGACAGAGGTGGAGGCGGAGAAGGTCATGGCTTTCCTTTACCCGACCTTGAAGGCTAAGGAGGTCATACGCAAGCCTTACTTGAAGTATCGAGACCTCTCCGGGGTCCCCGACTACGTCCTGAGGTTCTCCTACTACTCCTCCCCTCTGGACCTGAAGGACAGTAGGAGGGTCTCCTTGGACCATAAGGCCCAGGTCCTGTTCTACGCTTACCTCATGGAGATGTCAGGGACGGTTGTGAAGGAGGCCTTCCTATACTACGTCCCCCTGGAGAGGCTGATCAGGATACCCTACACCTACCAGAGTAGGGAGTACGTCGAGAGGACTATCAGGGAGATCAGAGAGATAATAAGGGGAGGTACGGGGAGACACCTCAGGGTCACACAGGAGGCAAAAAAGTGCATTAACTGTGGTTTCTTCTACGCTTGCAGGCCCCGAAGGCAGGGGAAGTTTTTCGTCAGGGAGCTGTGAAGCAGGTAAAAACTTTTTAGTTCGGTAGGTTCCCGTAAAAGGATAGAACCTCGTGCATAAAAGGGGTAAATTAACTTTGTTATACCATAGGTTTTAAAAGTGTATAGAACAGACCGCAGTTTTCTAGATAGAATTCAGTATTGAAATTCGACTTTCGTAAAAGATGTAGGAGTTATCAATAATAGGTCTTACTCCTTAGTGAATGTCTAGGAGGTCGATGGTTCGTGCCTCAATGCGACCGGTACTAATATCTCCCGTAATTTTGAACGTTTAAAAGCCATGTACACCTTTCAATCTTACGTAAAGACCATGCGACCATAAAACGTAGAGGTAATTACAAGGATATCAGGTCGCATGTAGGCCCAGGTCGGGGTAGTAAAGTTTATTATAGGAGAAGGTAAAAGATAGGTAATAGGTTAATAAATACGTCTGTTGCATCTAAAAAGGAATTGAAAGTTCCTTGGGTTTATAAATATCACAAGTTTAACTAATATAGTTGCATCCAAAAAGGAATTGAAAGTTAACGTCTTTTATTGTTACGTTGCCATACTCATCTATATGTTGCATCCAAAAAGGAATTGAAAGATATTATATTCATTCATAATATCATATACTGTGATTTTGCGTTGCATCCAAAAAGGAATTGAAAGTTCATTCTATGTTTCTCGGGAGGGTACGGTGCTGGGTGAGGTTGCATCCAAAAAGGAATTGAAAGTTTGTTGTGTTTGACGCATAGTACTGAATCAAGGGCATATGTTGCATCCAAAAAGGAATTGAAAGCCTCTTCAGTACTAATTCCTAGCCTCTCTTGCACTTTCTTGTTGCATCCAAAAAGGAATTGAAAGTTCATGGTAAACCAATCCTGCCTCCTCACATTCATTGCGGTGTTGCATCCAAAAAGGAATTGAAAGTTAATGGATGCAAGGTGGATCCGAGGTGGGCAGTACCCATGTTGCATCCAAAAAGGAATTGAAAGCTAAGTATCGCTGAGACCTTGTCGAGCGTGATTATGGGCGTTGCATCCAAAAAGGAATTGAAAGATGTTCTCACCCGAATATTTCCTCTACCGTTGCAACTTGTTGCATCCAAAAAGGAATTGAAAGATCTTCCACGGAAAAGAGGGCATCGTTGCGTACTGTTCGTTGCATCCAAAAAGGAATTGAAAGTATTATAGTACCTTCCGCTTCTGGTTCTGGAATACAACAGGTTGCATCCAAAAAGGAATTGAAAGTCTTTTTGGTTTTGAGTTTTGAGGTTTTCACTCATATCATGTTGCATCCTTAGGTTGCATCCAAAAAGGAATTGAAAGTTGTAAAGGGAGATATAGTTATATCCCCTATGTATGAGTTGCATCCAAAAAGGAATTGAAAGTGCGGTCAGGGGGGAAGAACCTAGCCTTGCAGCAGAGTTGCATCCAAAAAGGAATTGAAAGTTGGATCTCCCTGAGGGGCTCCAAGCCGAGGTATAAATGTCGCATCCAAAAAGGAATTGAAAGTCTGCTATGGTAAAGTCATAATTTTGTGGGACTTCTGTGGTTGCATCCAAAAAGGAATTGAAAGCTTTCGCGATGTCGGAGAGCTCAGAGAGAAAAATGAAAGGTTGCATCCAAAAAGGAATTGAAAGGGATCATCATATATTCCTGCATAAAGACTTTTTATTTTCGTTGCATCCAAAAAGGAATTGAAAGAATATATTTCTTCGCTGGAGGAAATTGTTGTAAATACGTTGCATCCAAAAAGGAATTGAAAGATATAAGATATAGATATGAAAGAGTTGTAAATGACTTTTTGGATGCATCCAAAAAGGAATTGAAAGACCTTTTACAGGTAGTTGCGTTTCTATTCTTTCATCATAGGTTGCATCCAAAAAGGAATTGAAAGTGTCGGGTAACAATATAAAAAGAAGGAGAAGACAAGTTGTTGCATCCAAAAAGGAATTGAAAGTATGGAAACAAGTCCTCCCGTTTGATGCCGAAGAGCAGTGTTGCATCCAAAAAGGAATTGAAAGCGCGGGTTTCGAGCCAGTTCCCTCCCCTAAGTTATTTTCGTTGCATCCAAAAAGGAATTGAAAGTTGGTCAAGGGCTTTACCTTCTCGAGGACACGGTTCGTTGCATCCAAAAAGGAATTGAAAGCGAAGTAGCGTTCGGGGCTACATCTGCGTGCGATACGTTGCATCCAAAAAGGAATTGAAAGAGATACCTGAAGGATGAGAGGAGGTGGGACGGGAGGAGCGTTGCATCCAAAAAGGAATTGAAAGAATGTAACGACTATAGCACAAGAAAATTTCCAGACTAACGTTGCATCCAAAAAGGAATTGAAAGCAAGACCACGTACTCACTCGTGGTCGATGTGGACGAAAAGGTTGCATCCAAAAAGGAATTGAAAGGAATACATCCCTTCAGTCACAAACCCTACTTCAGGGTAAGTGACGTTGCATCCAAAAAGGAATTGAAAGATGTACTTCAGGTTGGTGGGATGATGGTCTATCATAGTAAGTTGCATCCAAAAAGGAATTGAAAGTGACCATGTTATCCTCGACCGTGACGTAACGACCTTTGTTGCATCCAAAAAGGAATTGAAAGTTTTATGAAAGTAGATGATCTAAAAGCAGGTTTATGGAGTTGCATCCAAAAAGGAATTGAAAGACCTACCCCTCTGCTGCATCCAACGGAGAGGGGAGAGAGGTTGCATCCAAAAAGGAATTGAAAGTAAAGACTGACTTTAGAACAGGAACTGCATGGTTCAGAACCAGTGTTGCATCCAAAAAGGAATTGAAAGGAATCAGGTATAGAATAAAAATCAATTTGAGTCTCTTCAAGTTGCATCCAAAAAGGAATTGAAAGATTTAGGGAACGCGTCAAGGCGGGCGATTAACATGAACGCGTTGCATCCAAAAAGGAATTGAAAGTCATTAATTTCTTTATTTAAGTATTCATTTAATATTTCAAGTTGCATCCAAAAAGGAATTGAAAGATGATCCTCTTCCTTGCATCCTTCAAAGTCTCACTGACAGGTTGCATCCAAAAAGGAATTGAAAGTTCCTTATCAATACGTCATACTTATTAGCGATCGGTAAGGTTGCATCCAAAAAGGAATTGAAAGTTTTCTTTCTTCAAATCCCTCTTTTTCTTCAGCTCTTTCGTTGCATCCAAAAAGGAATTGAAAGATGACCTCCTCCCTTGGTGTATCAGGCCCCACCTCCGAGGTTGCATCCAAAAAGGAATTGAAAGTTCAGGAGGACTTTCGCTTGACTGAAAGCCTTGCCTATTGTTGCATCCAAAAAGGAATTGAAAGTTAGGAATCTGTTCCACCTTTTTCACCCCCTATATTCTCGTTGCATCCAAAAAGGAATTGAAAGTCTCTTTAGTGATTATAGTGATAGTAGTCACACCCTGTTGCATCCAAAAAGGAATTGAAAGATTAGCAACTTCTTATCAACAGCCCTCAGGTAA belongs to Metallosphaera tengchongensis and includes:
- the cas4 gene encoding CRISPR-associated protein Cas4, which encodes MITGVSVKHYVFCPVILRVEGIGFGERLTEAMREGTEVEAEKVMAFLYPTLKAKEVIRKPYLKYRDLSGVPDYVLRFSYYSSPLDLKDSRRVSLDHKAQVLFYAYLMEMSGTVVKEAFLYYVPLERLIRIPYTYQSREYVERTIREIREIIRGGTGRHLRVTQEAKKCINCGFFYACRPRRQGKFFVREL